Part of the Falsibacillus pallidus genome, GCCGCCATTTAAAGGTTTATGACATTCTCTGAATCTATTTTTTCAAGCCTGGAAACTTTAATGTCTGCATAACATCAGACGGTTTGATGTTTAATAGTCTGCAGACCAGTGGAGCTATCTGCAATTGTGGTATTTCTTCTTCATAAATGCCCGGCTCTATTTTGCGGCTCACAATGAACAGCGGCACTTCTCTATCCGCAGGAGTGGTCCCGCCATGCTGCCCATCGTCATTCATCCCGTGATCAGCGGTTATGATAATCTGATAATCTTCGTCAAGCCAATCTGGGAGAATGGTTGCAAGCATAGTATCCACTGCAATCACCCGGTTCCTGTAGCCTGCAGAGTCTGCTGTGAATCTGTGCCCGTCATCATCCACATTCATGCTGTGGATATATAAGAAATCAGGATTGTGATTGATTCTTAAATAATTGGCATCTGCAAAAAGATGGGTGTCGGGATAATGGTCTTCCCAATAAAAGATGCCGTTTTGAATTGCTTTGTCCTGATTCACCTGTATCCTGTCTTTCATAGGATTGAAAGGCGCCGAGTTATAAAGTTCACTCACCCAATGATAAGAAGCGGTCGCATTTTTCAATCCGTTCTTCTTAGTCAAATGGAATATACTTTCCTCTTTCGAAAGCCTCACAATGTGATTGGAAGTGATGCCGTTTCGGTACGGCGGCGTCCCTGTTAAAAGCACCTCATACAGAGGTCTGGACATAGCGGGTACTTCTGAAATCACCTTATACCTCGAGGCCAGTCCTTTCTCTACTAAATGATGCAGATACCCCATATTGTCTATTGCTGTATCAAAGCGCAGTCCATCAATCATAATGAAAATGAGCTTTTGATTAGTTGACATGGACAAGCACCTTCTCCTGCCATTTTTGCGGCAGAGCTTTTGTTGTCTCGTCCCAAGCTTTCATATCCTTAACCGGCTGAGCCTTTTTGTACATGGAATCAGGCAGGAGCTTTGCCTTTGCATCCTCCGGAAGTTTCACATCACTTCGGATTGGACGTGCATATCCTCTAGCAAGGTTGGCCTGTCCTTCATCAGACATGATGTATTCACGAGTCAGCATGGCTGAATATGGATCCTTTGCCTTTTTATTAATGACATTTGCGTAGCCTGAAATGACCGATGCATCTGAAGGGATCACCACATCAAAGCGATCTTTCTGAATTTGATCCCTGTAGTTCAATGCGTTGAAATCCCAGACGATTGCTACTTCATTTTCACCTTTCTCCAAAGATGTCAATGAAGGATCTGTCGTTTGAAGACGGCCTTGTTTAGCCAGTTTTTCAAAGAATTTTATTCCTGGTTCGATATTTTTTTCATCCCCGCCATTGGCGTAAGCTGCAGCCAGAACAGCAAATTGTGCCTGATTGGCTTTCATAACATCGCCTACATCTACTTTGTAATCTCCATTAAGCAGATCCTTCCATGATTTCGGAGGGTTTTTGACGTTGTTTTTATCAGTGATGAAAGCGAGGGTTCCAGTATATCCCACTACCCAATCACCATTATCATCTTTCGCCCATTTAGGAATGTCATCCCAATGAGTCGGCTTATAAGGAAGAGTCAGTCCTTTCTCTTCAGCCAATGGACCGAATGCCACTCCTACATCCCCGACATCTGAGTTTCCTGTTTCAAATTTCGCCAATTCTTCTGCACTCGACATATCTGTATCCGTATGCTTGATTCCATATTTGCCGGTGATGTCATTCCATGTCTGTCCCCAATTGGCCCATGAATCCGGCATTCCGACAGAATGGACTTCACCTTCTTTTTTTGCTTTTTGTTCAATTTTATCTAAGGAGAGATTGCTCGTATCGATTTTGCTGCCATTAGCTTCGTCATTCCCAGAACAACCCGCCATAAGAAACGCGGAAGTCACCCCGATTGATAACACCTTTATTAAGGATTGCTTTTTCATGGATGTCTCCTCCTGTTTTGAAAAGTTTTTGTTTTCTTTTGTTTCACAACCTAATCATAAAAAAACAAAGTAAAGGAGGGATTAATCAAATGTAAAACTATCTTGAAATAATGTTAAGGAATTGTGATGAGATAAAAAAATGTAAAAAAATACCCCTGACAAATTGGTCAAGGGTGCTTGCTGCCGTTTATTTTATTGTAATGTTCTTCGATTTCCTTTGTCTTCTTCTCTTCTTTTTTGGATATATAGACGACCACTCGAAAAGCAATGACAGCTAAAATTACGAAAATCCCCATAGTGATGCCTGCAGGGATATATTCCCGCTTATCTTCCGGAAAGTACAAGAACAAGCCAACTGCATATGTTTGGAATAATGAGAGCATTGAAATACTCCTTTCCTGACTAGTTGTTTACGCTATCTTCTATTATAGCAATAGTCCTTTTGGAAAACTATGTGCCTCGTTTGACAACTTTTCAACTTATTCCTTCGTCACCTTGATCTTTTTGATAACAACATCCTTTTTCGGCTTATCGTTTTGATCAGTTTCGACAGCTGCTATCTTGTCTACGACATCCATTCCGTCAATAACTTGTCCAAAGACAGTATGCTTGCCATCAAGCCAAGGTGTTCCGCCATTTTCTTCGTATGCTTTGATGATTGGCTCCGGGAAACCGGCGTCTTTCATCTGGCTTTTCAGCTGTGGATCTAAATGGCTGTTCTGAACGATGAAGAACTGGCTTCCATTTGTATTCGGTCCGGAATTCGCCATCGATAATGCTCCTTTGATATTGTAGAGCTTCTTGGAGAATTCATCTTCAAACGGCTGGCCGTAAATGCTTTCCCCGCCCATACCAGTTCCATCCGGGTCGCCGCCCTGGATCATAAAATCATTGATGACACGGTGGAATATCAATCCATCATAGTAGCCGTCTTTACTGTGCTTAATAAAATTCTCAACGGCTTTTGGTGCTTCATCCGGGAAAAGCTTGATTGTGATATCCCCCATACTGGTTTCCATCACAATTTCTTTCTCGTTGTCCGCCACTTTTTTGGATAATTGCGGATAGCTTGCTTCGCTTTGTGATCCTTTATCTTCTTTTTTGGGTTCGGCTGCTGAGGAGCCTTCCTTATCCTTTTGCCCGCAGGCTGCCAATGCTGAAACTAATGCTGCGACTAATAAAATACCAATCCATTGTTTAAAAGTTTTCATCGTTTCCCCTCCAAATTTTACTTTACTAAATTCCGGTTAGAAAATCATCCTTTTGTTTTTTCGGCCACCATCCATCATAATAAATATAAGATTAGAGAATTTAGGGGGAATAACTTTGACTGTAAAATCAGGTGATAAAGTAACTGCAATCTATAAAACCGGGAAATATATCGGGGAGGTCACAGCTGTAAATCCCACCTCTATTGTGATACGGATTTTGGCTGTCATCAAACATCCTGTTCAGGGAGACCTTCACCATCCAAAGCAGCTCGGAGAAGGATTCTTCCATGAACGAAAAGCCCTTGCCTACCGTGAACAAGCCAATATCCCTGCAGGAATGGTAAAACCTTTTCAGGAATCAATCCCTGAGTACGGGGAATCACTCATAGTGGCCTTCAACACATTGAAAGCACAGCTGCAGGAGGATCATACTCCATTTGCAGAACATAGCCTTGCCGCACTGGCTGAAATCCAAAAAGAATATGAACTGATGTATAATCTCAGTTTCTAGTTTTCCACATACAAACAAAAGTCCAGGATCTTCATAGGAAGACCTGGACTTTTATAATGCAAATTTATTCAATAGCTGTGAAAGGTCGATTCGATCTCCAATGGTGGTGGTTGCTGAATTTTGCAGATATTGCTTATCTTTTTCAACCAGCCTGTAGATATGAAGGGTAGTCAAAGCGTCATCCAGCGCCCTGTGGTGTTTGCCGACTCCATCCTTGCCATAGTCCCTTACAGCTTTCCAGAGCCCTGTCTGGTTTTGATCGCCGAAGAATTTTTTGTATTCCATGGACAGGTCAACGAATTCTCCCGTAAACGGAAATGGAAGGTCTGCCTTTCTGCAATTATCGCGCAGCACCTTCATGTCCATATTCCCCCATGTGACCACCTTGCACTTTCCTCTTTCATTGTAGCCGTTGAAGCGATTCACCAATTCTTCCAATGATATTCCCGCATTGACTTGATCCTGAGTGATGGAAAGGAACTCCATGCACCTTGAGGTCAAAATAGGAAAGGCTTTCGGACGGACATACTCAGAGAACTGTTCAATGATTTCATTATTATGAACAACAACAATTCCCGCCTCAATGATCTCCGGATAAAAATCCTTGGGCATTCCCTTCTTTTGGGGCATAGAAAATTCAAAATCAATGAAAATCGTATAGGATTCCGTCATCTCTCTTCCTCCAACCGTCATTTTTAGCAACGTTCAAAGTAGTATGCCTTTATTATATCATGATAAATGTCAATAATATGCTTTTTTAATATCTTTTTATCCATGCAGTTTTAGGTGGACTGGCTTCCTTGCAATCTCTTTTAGATAGTTTATAATAATAATATTTAGTAAAGCGAAATATCTATCGGAACGCCAATGAGATAAAAACTAAATAATATGAAGAAGGTGTTAAAAATTAATGTTCAAAAACGAAATTTAATCATCATGTGGTTCGCGAATTTTTTGGTTGCAGCCAGTGCCACGATGATCATGCCGTTTTTGTCCCTATATATTGAAACATTCGGACACTATGATCATGAATATATACAGCGCTGGTCTGGATTTGTATTTGGAATCACTTTTTTAACAGCCTTTCTGGTTTCCCCAATATGGGGGCGGTTTGGAGACCGGTTTGGCTATAAACCGATTCTGTTAATCACCGGATTCGGCATAGCAGCAAGCATATTTTTAATGGGATTCATGCACAGCGTCATCGGACTGTTTATTTTGCGCCTGTTCATGGGGGTTGTAACAGGGTTCATCCCTACCTCTCTTGCATTGATTTCCAGTCAGACACCGAAGGAAATAGCCGGAAAGACGCTGGGGACATTGGTGATGGGGAATGTATCGGGTGGATTATTCGGTCCCCTGATCGGGGGAATGATGGCAGATACCTTCGGATTTGAATACACATTTTTCATTACATCCGCTGCCATTTCGATTGCAACAACAGGCGTTCTTTTCGGAATCGTTGAAAGCAAACTCCTTTCTAAAAAAGAAAAAACAAAAACTTTTTCAAGAAAAGATGTGCTGAAACAAATTTTCAGCCACAGGCTGCTAATGACTGTAATGGTGCTCTCTTTCTTGATTCAAGTGGCCAACTTCAGCATTCAGCCTTTATTGGCCTTATATGTCAATCAACTGAACGGTTCAACGAATATCGCCTTCCTTGCAGGGCTGGCCTTTTCAGCAACTGGTTTTGGTAACCTGCTGGCCACTCGCCAGTGGGGGAAGCTCGGGGACAAAGTCGGGTATGAGAAAGTCCTTCTTATCCTTCTCGTGCTTGCGGCAGTATTTGTCATACCTCAAGCCTTGGCGCAGAAACTATGGGAGCTTGTCTTTTTCCGTTTCTTGTTCGGTACAGCCATTGGGGGAATGATCCCTTGCATCACAGCGTATATCCGATCAGAAGCGCCAGTATCCATGCAAGGCGAAGTGATGGGATATAACCAAAGTTTCCGCTTCCTCGGCAACGTGATTGGACCGGCGATCGGGGGAGTCGTTTCAGGCTACGTTGGAATTTCCCCTGTTTTTTATGTCACATGCTCTTTATTCCTGTTTGCTTTTGGATTATTATGGTGGAGTATCAGACGGGAGCACCATCCGTCGCTTAAGGAAAACTATTAATCTACCATTAAAGGCGGGAAAACCACAAAGTGCGGACGTTTACAGGCATTTCAGCCATATC contains:
- a CDS encoding alkaline phosphatase family protein, with product MSTNQKLIFIMIDGLRFDTAIDNMGYLHHLVEKGLASRYKVISEVPAMSRPLYEVLLTGTPPYRNGITSNHIVRLSKEESIFHLTKKNGLKNATASYHWVSELYNSAPFNPMKDRIQVNQDKAIQNGIFYWEDHYPDTHLFADANYLRINHNPDFLYIHSMNVDDDGHRFTADSAGYRNRVIAVDTMLATILPDWLDEDYQIIITADHGMNDDGQHGGTTPADREVPLFIVSRKIEPGIYEEEIPQLQIAPLVCRLLNIKPSDVMQTLKFPGLKK
- a CDS encoding ABC transporter substrate-binding protein, which encodes MKKQSLIKVLSIGVTSAFLMAGCSGNDEANGSKIDTSNLSLDKIEQKAKKEGEVHSVGMPDSWANWGQTWNDITGKYGIKHTDTDMSSAEELAKFETGNSDVGDVGVAFGPLAEEKGLTLPYKPTHWDDIPKWAKDDNGDWVVGYTGTLAFITDKNNVKNPPKSWKDLLNGDYKVDVGDVMKANQAQFAVLAAAYANGGDEKNIEPGIKFFEKLAKQGRLQTTDPSLTSLEKGENEVAIVWDFNALNYRDQIQKDRFDVVIPSDASVISGYANVINKKAKDPYSAMLTREYIMSDEGQANLARGYARPIRSDVKLPEDAKAKLLPDSMYKKAQPVKDMKAWDETTKALPQKWQEKVLVHVN
- a CDS encoding peptidylprolyl isomerase, with protein sequence MKTFKQWIGILLVAALVSALAACGQKDKEGSSAAEPKKEDKGSQSEASYPQLSKKVADNEKEIVMETSMGDITIKLFPDEAPKAVENFIKHSKDGYYDGLIFHRVINDFMIQGGDPDGTGMGGESIYGQPFEDEFSKKLYNIKGALSMANSGPNTNGSQFFIVQNSHLDPQLKSQMKDAGFPEPIIKAYEENGGTPWLDGKHTVFGQVIDGMDVVDKIAAVETDQNDKPKKDVVIKKIKVTKE
- a CDS encoding kinase-associated lipoprotein B; amino-acid sequence: MTLTVKSGDKVTAIYKTGKYIGEVTAVNPTSIVIRILAVIKHPVQGDLHHPKQLGEGFFHERKALAYREQANIPAGMVKPFQESIPEYGESLIVAFNTLKAQLQEDHTPFAEHSLAALAEIQKEYELMYNLSF
- the kapD gene encoding 3'-5' exonuclease KapD, which encodes MTESYTIFIDFEFSMPQKKGMPKDFYPEIIEAGIVVVHNNEIIEQFSEYVRPKAFPILTSRCMEFLSITQDQVNAGISLEELVNRFNGYNERGKCKVVTWGNMDMKVLRDNCRKADLPFPFTGEFVDLSMEYKKFFGDQNQTGLWKAVRDYGKDGVGKHHRALDDALTTLHIYRLVEKDKQYLQNSATTTIGDRIDLSQLLNKFAL
- a CDS encoding MFS transporter encodes the protein MNVQKRNLIIMWFANFLVAASATMIMPFLSLYIETFGHYDHEYIQRWSGFVFGITFLTAFLVSPIWGRFGDRFGYKPILLITGFGIAASIFLMGFMHSVIGLFILRLFMGVVTGFIPTSLALISSQTPKEIAGKTLGTLVMGNVSGGLFGPLIGGMMADTFGFEYTFFITSAAISIATTGVLFGIVESKLLSKKEKTKTFSRKDVLKQIFSHRLLMTVMVLSFLIQVANFSIQPLLALYVNQLNGSTNIAFLAGLAFSATGFGNLLATRQWGKLGDKVGYEKVLLILLVLAAVFVIPQALAQKLWELVFFRFLFGTAIGGMIPCITAYIRSEAPVSMQGEVMGYNQSFRFLGNVIGPAIGGVVSGYVGISPVFYVTCSLFLFAFGLLWWSIRREHHPSLKENY